A genomic segment from Pseudokineococcus lusitanus encodes:
- a CDS encoding SLC13 family permease: MSPDLIGLLVLAAVFLVATVRPVNMGALALVAAFVVGTTVFGLEAPDVLAGFPATLFVILVGVTYLFALAKNNGTVDWIVHAAVRAVRGRVALIPWVMALVAGAITSIGAVTPAAVAIIAPVAMQFAVRNRINPVLMGFMVVQGATAGSFSPIGVFGLITNGVVGDNDFETFPLRLFFASVLSAVVLNVLAYLVLRNRDVEGGRIDRSGRDEAFSADALAASATTRTPVQGTPSSLVERGERLRSSGGRRDEAPDEAPAPALDAQKISTLVGLGLLVVLALGFDLDVGFSALAVAVVLTLVFPASAKGAVDKVSWATVLLIGGIVTYVELLSEQGTIDRLGDAVAGFGAPLLAALVICLIGAVVSAFASTTGILGTLIPLSVPFLLAGEVGTVGLVIALAISSSVVDCSPFSTNGALVVANAEPAQRDKVFRSLMVYGMSLMVVAPLVTWLVLVLPTS, from the coding sequence GTGTCCCCAGATCTCATCGGCCTGCTCGTCCTGGCCGCCGTCTTCCTCGTCGCCACCGTGCGCCCGGTCAACATGGGTGCGCTCGCGCTCGTCGCGGCCTTCGTCGTCGGCACCACGGTCTTCGGCCTCGAGGCGCCGGACGTCCTCGCCGGCTTCCCGGCCACGCTCTTCGTCATCCTCGTCGGCGTCACCTACCTCTTCGCGCTGGCGAAGAACAACGGGACCGTCGACTGGATCGTCCACGCCGCGGTGCGCGCGGTGCGCGGGCGCGTCGCGCTCATCCCCTGGGTGATGGCCCTCGTCGCGGGCGCCATCACGTCCATCGGCGCCGTCACCCCGGCGGCCGTCGCGATCATCGCCCCCGTCGCCATGCAGTTCGCCGTCCGCAACCGGATCAACCCGGTGCTCATGGGCTTCATGGTCGTCCAGGGGGCGACGGCGGGCTCCTTCAGCCCCATCGGCGTCTTCGGGCTCATCACCAACGGTGTCGTGGGCGACAACGACTTCGAGACCTTCCCGCTGCGGCTGTTCTTCGCGAGCGTGCTGTCCGCGGTCGTCCTCAACGTCCTCGCCTACCTCGTCCTGCGGAACCGCGACGTCGAGGGGGGCCGGATCGACCGCTCCGGCCGGGACGAGGCCTTCTCCGCCGACGCCCTCGCCGCCAGCGCGACGACGCGCACCCCGGTGCAGGGCACGCCGAGCTCGCTCGTCGAGCGCGGCGAGCGGCTGCGCAGCAGCGGCGGGCGCCGCGACGAGGCGCCCGACGAGGCGCCGGCGCCCGCCCTGGACGCCCAGAAGATCTCGACCCTCGTCGGCCTCGGCCTGCTCGTCGTCCTCGCCCTCGGCTTCGACCTCGACGTCGGCTTCTCCGCCCTGGCCGTGGCCGTCGTCCTCACGCTGGTCTTCCCGGCCTCCGCCAAGGGCGCCGTCGACAAGGTCAGCTGGGCCACGGTGCTGCTCATCGGCGGGATCGTCACCTACGTCGAGCTGCTCAGCGAGCAGGGCACGATCGACCGGCTCGGCGACGCGGTGGCCGGCTTCGGCGCCCCGCTGCTCGCCGCCCTCGTCATCTGCCTCATCGGTGCGGTCGTCTCGGCCTTCGCCTCGACGACCGGCATCCTCGGCACGCTCATCCCGCTGTCGGTGCCGTTCCTCCTCGCCGGCGAGGTCGGCACGGTCGGCCTCGTCATCGCGCTCGCCATCTCGAGCTCGGTCGTCGACTGCAGCCCCTTCTCGACGAACGGCGCCCTCGTCGTCGCCAACGCCGAGCCGGCGCAGCGGGACAAGGTCTTCCGCTCGCTCATGGTCTACGGCATGTCGCTCATGGTGGTCGCGCCGCTCGTCACCTGGCTCGTGCTCGTCCTCCCGACGTCCTGA
- a CDS encoding acetate/propionate family kinase, giving the protein MSGAVLVVNSGSSSVKYELVEVTGVEDGVPTGRTLAVGLVERIGTEGAAHLRHRRPGTDGAAASTAESDLDAPDHAAALAAVVEAFAAHGPDLGEAGLVAVGHRVVHGGERFSAPALVDDDLEQAVEELAALAPLHNPANLEGIRVARRAVPDVPHVAVFDTAFHATVPPAAHTYALDRALARRHGVRRYGFHGTSVASVVPRAAAVLGRPVEDLAVVVLHLGNGASATAVLGGRSVETSMGLTPLEGLVMGTRPGDVDPGALLHLLRAGGLSVDELDTLLNRRSGLLGLAGASDLREVERRAGEGDDDAALALDVLAHRVRHYLGAYAFAMGRLDAVVLTAGVGENSAGVRARALDGLAGFGVVVDEERNAERSDRPRRISPDWSPVAVLVVPTAEELQIAHEALGVVGGG; this is encoded by the coding sequence GTGAGCGGTGCCGTGCTCGTCGTCAACAGCGGCTCGTCGAGCGTCAAGTACGAGCTCGTCGAGGTGACCGGCGTCGAGGACGGCGTCCCGACCGGTCGGACGCTGGCCGTCGGCCTCGTCGAGCGGATCGGCACCGAGGGCGCCGCGCACCTGCGCCACCGGCGGCCGGGCACCGACGGGGCGGCGGCGAGCACCGCCGAGAGCGACCTCGACGCGCCCGACCACGCGGCGGCGCTGGCCGCCGTCGTCGAGGCCTTCGCCGCCCACGGCCCCGACCTCGGCGAGGCGGGTCTCGTCGCCGTGGGCCACCGCGTCGTCCACGGCGGCGAGCGCTTCTCCGCCCCCGCGCTCGTCGACGACGACCTCGAGCAGGCGGTCGAGGAGCTCGCGGCGCTGGCGCCCCTGCACAACCCGGCCAACCTCGAGGGCATCCGCGTCGCACGCCGCGCCGTCCCCGACGTGCCGCACGTCGCGGTCTTCGACACCGCCTTCCACGCGACCGTGCCGCCCGCCGCGCACACCTACGCGCTCGACCGGGCCCTCGCCCGGCGGCACGGGGTGCGGCGCTACGGCTTCCACGGCACGTCGGTCGCGTCGGTCGTCCCCCGCGCGGCCGCCGTCCTCGGCCGGCCGGTGGAGGACCTGGCGGTGGTCGTCCTCCACCTCGGCAACGGCGCCTCCGCCACCGCCGTCCTCGGCGGCCGCAGCGTCGAGACCTCCATGGGGCTCACGCCGCTCGAGGGGCTCGTCATGGGCACGCGCCCGGGCGACGTCGACCCCGGGGCGCTCCTCCACCTGCTGCGGGCGGGCGGCCTGTCCGTGGACGAGCTGGACACCCTGCTCAACCGCCGCAGCGGCCTCCTGGGGCTGGCCGGCGCCTCCGACCTCCGCGAGGTGGAGCGCCGCGCCGGAGAGGGCGACGACGACGCGGCCCTCGCGCTGGACGTCCTCGCGCACCGGGTCCGCCACTACCTCGGCGCCTACGCCTTCGCGATGGGCCGCCTCGACGCCGTCGTGCTGACCGCGGGGGTCGGCGAGAACAGCGCCGGCGTCCGCGCCCGTGCCCTCGACGGCCTCGCCGGCTTCGGCGTCGTCGTCGACGAGGAGCGCAACGCCGAGCGGTCCGACCGGCCGCGCCGCATCTCGCCCGACTGGTCGCCGGTCGCCGTGCTGGTCGTCCCGACGGCCGAGGAGCTGCAGATCGCGCACGAGGCGCTGGGGGTCGTCGGAGGCGGCTGA
- a CDS encoding mechanosensitive ion channel family protein → MSAGPEGPRWVGDVRGADHRPVRRRVVPHVWRYAVPGALAVAASAVGQVAGDLRGTPREVTIAVVCALVLVVAVVLLVRAAAAGLSALAERHGGESAATLAQTGTLAVGGLVLLLAVLDVLQVSVRSLLVGGALTGVVLGIALQQVLGNVFAGLVLLLTRPYAVGDLVRLRGGTTGGVLEGRVVGATLTHQVLRTEEGLLRVPNASALGAVIGPTSSEGPLRPVFDPTATDDDEDEGGDGPGAGRSDGGTDAATPSRPGA, encoded by the coding sequence GTGAGCGCCGGGCCCGAGGGCCCGCGCTGGGTCGGCGACGTCCGGGGGGCCGACCACCGGCCCGTCCGCCGTCGCGTCGTGCCGCACGTGTGGCGCTACGCCGTCCCCGGTGCGCTCGCCGTCGCCGCCTCGGCGGTCGGCCAGGTCGCGGGGGACCTGCGGGGCACGCCGCGCGAGGTCACCATCGCGGTGGTCTGCGCGCTCGTGCTCGTCGTGGCCGTCGTCCTGCTCGTCCGCGCCGCGGCCGCCGGGCTGTCGGCGCTGGCGGAGCGGCACGGCGGGGAGTCGGCGGCCACGCTCGCGCAGACGGGCACGCTCGCCGTGGGCGGGCTCGTGCTCCTGCTCGCCGTCCTCGACGTCCTCCAGGTCTCGGTGCGCAGCCTGCTCGTCGGCGGTGCGCTGACCGGTGTGGTGCTCGGCATCGCGCTCCAGCAGGTCCTCGGCAACGTCTTCGCGGGCCTCGTGCTGCTGCTGACGCGGCCCTACGCGGTCGGCGACCTCGTGCGGCTGCGGGGCGGCACGACCGGCGGCGTGCTCGAGGGGCGGGTCGTCGGCGCGACGCTCACGCACCAGGTGCTGCGCACCGAGGAGGGGCTGCTCCGCGTGCCGAACGCGTCCGCCCTCGGTGCGGTCATCGGGCCCACGTCCTCCGAGGGGCCGCTGCGCCCCGTCTTCGACCCCACCGCGACGGACGACGACGAGGACGAGGGCGGCGACGGTCCGGGCGCCGGCCGGTCGGACGGCGGCACCGACGCCGCGACGCCCTCCCGACCCGGCGCCTGA
- a CDS encoding excalibur calcium-binding domain-containing protein yields the protein MPALHRTAAAVLGGVLLATTATAALPAAAAPAAKAYANCTALNKVYPHGVAVSSKSKDKTTGKPVTGFTVSKAVYQLNDGAPDKDLDRDNDGIACEKK from the coding sequence ATGCCCGCGCTCCACCGCACCGCCGCCGCCGTCCTGGGCGGCGTGCTCCTCGCGACGACGGCGACGGCGGCGCTGCCCGCCGCGGCCGCGCCGGCCGCCAAGGCCTACGCCAACTGCACCGCCCTCAACAAGGTCTACCCGCACGGCGTGGCCGTGAGCTCGAAGAGCAAGGACAAGACCACCGGCAAGCCGGTCACGGGCTTCACCGTGTCGAAGGCCGTCTACCAGCTCAACGACGGCGCGCCGGACAAGGACCTGGACCGCGACAACGACGGCATCGCCTGCGAGAAGAAGTAG
- a CDS encoding carboxyl transferase domain-containing protein, protein MTPSPAGRGAAPRPPRRGGRELLDLVLDEGTFRSWDAPPVQPRSTPAYDAELARAAERSGADEAVVTGEGRLRGRRVAVVAGEFGFLAGSIGVAAADRLVEAVERATAEGLPLLAAPSSGGTRMQEGTVAFLTMVKISAAVAAHKAAGLPYLAYLRHPTTGGVFASWGSQAHVTVAEPGALVGFLGPRVYEALYGSAFPEGVQTAENLHAHGLVDAVVPHERLADVADRALSVLQAPAPGRVPVLDEGDAVPAADVARLPDVPAWESVTLSRRGERPGIRRLLRYAARDVVPLHGTGAGESDPGLLLALARLGGAACVLLGQDRRGQTPDAPLGPAALRAARRGMALADQLDLPLVTVIDTPGAALSVEAEEGGLAGEIARCLAELVTLRAPVVSVLLGQGTGGGALALVPADRVVAAQHAWLSPLPPEGASAIVHRDVEHAAQMAAEQGVRVADLVRDGVVDVVVPERPHAGAEPEDFCRRVGRVVEAEIARLATVDPDERLAARHARYRRLGRAATTDA, encoded by the coding sequence GTGACGCCGTCGCCCGCCGGCCGGGGCGCCGCGCCCCGGCCGCCCCGGCGCGGGGGCCGCGAGCTGCTGGACCTCGTCCTCGACGAGGGCACCTTCCGCTCGTGGGACGCCCCGCCCGTGCAGCCGCGCAGCACCCCCGCCTACGACGCCGAGCTGGCGCGCGCCGCCGAGCGCTCGGGCGCCGACGAGGCCGTCGTCACCGGCGAGGGGCGGCTGCGCGGCCGTCGCGTGGCCGTCGTCGCCGGGGAGTTCGGCTTCCTCGCCGGGTCCATCGGTGTCGCGGCGGCCGACCGCCTCGTCGAGGCCGTCGAGCGGGCGACGGCCGAGGGGCTGCCGCTGCTGGCGGCGCCGTCGTCGGGCGGCACGCGCATGCAGGAGGGCACGGTCGCCTTCCTCACGATGGTGAAGATCTCCGCGGCCGTCGCGGCGCACAAGGCCGCCGGCCTGCCGTACCTCGCGTACCTGCGCCACCCGACGACGGGCGGCGTCTTCGCCTCGTGGGGGAGCCAGGCGCACGTCACGGTCGCGGAGCCGGGGGCGCTCGTCGGCTTCCTCGGGCCGCGCGTCTACGAGGCGCTGTACGGCAGCGCCTTCCCCGAGGGCGTGCAGACGGCGGAGAACCTCCACGCGCACGGACTCGTCGACGCCGTGGTGCCGCACGAGCGGCTCGCCGACGTCGCCGACCGGGCGCTCAGCGTGCTCCAGGCGCCGGCGCCCGGCCGGGTGCCCGTCCTCGACGAGGGCGACGCCGTCCCCGCCGCCGACGTGGCGCGGCTGCCCGACGTGCCGGCGTGGGAGTCGGTCACCCTGTCCCGCCGCGGCGAGCGCCCCGGCATCCGTCGGCTGCTGCGCTACGCCGCGCGCGACGTCGTCCCGCTGCACGGCACGGGGGCGGGGGAGAGCGACCCGGGGCTGCTGCTCGCGCTGGCCCGGCTCGGCGGGGCGGCGTGCGTGCTGCTCGGGCAGGACCGCCGGGGGCAGACGCCGGACGCGCCGCTCGGCCCGGCCGCCCTGCGCGCCGCCCGCCGCGGCATGGCGCTCGCCGACCAGCTGGACCTGCCGCTCGTCACCGTCATCGACACCCCGGGCGCCGCGCTGTCCGTGGAGGCGGAGGAGGGCGGGCTGGCCGGGGAGATCGCCCGCTGCCTCGCCGAGCTCGTGACGCTGCGCGCGCCGGTGGTCAGCGTGCTGCTCGGCCAGGGGACGGGCGGCGGGGCGCTCGCGCTCGTGCCGGCCGACCGCGTCGTCGCCGCGCAGCACGCCTGGCTGTCCCCGCTGCCGCCCGAGGGCGCCAGCGCCATCGTGCACCGCGACGTCGAGCACGCCGCGCAGATGGCCGCCGAGCAGGGCGTGCGCGTGGCCGACCTCGTGCGGGACGGGGTCGTCGACGTCGTCGTGCCCGAGCGTCCGCACGCGGGCGCCGAGCCGGAGGACTTCTGCCGCCGGGTCGGACGGGTCGTCGAGGCGGAGATCGCCCGGCTCGCGACCGTCGACCCCGACGAGCGGCTCGCCGCGCGGCACGCGCGGTACCGGCGGCTGGGGCGGGCGGCGACGACGGACGCCTGA
- the pta gene encoding phosphate acetyltransferase, with protein sequence MASLYVASVEGETRKSTVALGVLAALRARAAATGGTVGVFRPLVRDDVGRDDVLDVLLSELADGGEVDDDTYAASVGVGYEAVRTDTGAALDEVVARYRALAARHDAVMVLGSDYTDVAGPTELTLNATVAADLALPVLLVVKALGRSPREVRAVADVARAEVEAHHAQVVGVVAARADAGALEQVVAALGAPGRDGAALPAFALPEEATLTAVGVRDLVEACDGRLVLGREEDLDDVAGGLVVAAMSMPHALEHLVDRAVVIVPGDRSEVVLGLLTAHTSATFPQLGGVVLTGGFALPDVVVRLLEGLGSTPPVVSTELGTVETAASLLAVRGRLSRRTERARAQVRAARDLFAAHVDGERLLDLAEHADVRTTTPRAFAAVLAERARSHRKHVVLPEGLEPRVLHAAAELLAGAVVDLTLLGPEQEVRQLAEEIGADVAAARVVDPATSPDRGRYAAEYARLRAHKGVTPEAADGLLVDVTRFATLMVHLGDADGMVSGAVHTTAETLRPAFEVIKTAPGRDVVSSVFLMCLPDRVLVYGDCAVNPDPDAAALADIAASSADTAEAFGVEPRVAMMSYSTGGSGSGAGVEKVVRATALVREQRPDLSVEGPIQYDAAVDAGVARTKLPDSAVAGRATVFVFPDLNTGNTTYKAVQRSAGAVAIGPVLQGLRRPVNDLSRGALVRDIVSTVVITAVQAQALDGAPSQTEEAAP encoded by the coding sequence GTGGCCAGCCTCTACGTCGCCTCCGTCGAGGGCGAGACCCGCAAGTCGACCGTCGCGCTCGGCGTGCTGGCCGCCCTCCGGGCGCGGGCTGCCGCCACGGGCGGCACCGTCGGCGTCTTCCGCCCGCTCGTGCGCGACGACGTGGGCCGCGACGACGTCCTCGACGTCCTGCTGTCGGAGCTGGCCGACGGCGGCGAGGTGGACGACGACACCTACGCCGCGAGCGTCGGCGTCGGCTACGAGGCGGTGCGGACCGACACCGGGGCCGCGCTCGACGAGGTGGTGGCCCGCTACCGCGCCCTGGCCGCCCGGCACGACGCCGTGATGGTGCTCGGCAGCGACTACACCGACGTCGCCGGGCCGACGGAGCTCACCCTCAACGCGACGGTCGCGGCGGACCTCGCCCTGCCCGTCCTCCTCGTCGTCAAGGCGCTCGGCCGCTCGCCCCGGGAGGTGCGGGCCGTGGCCGACGTCGCCCGCGCCGAGGTCGAGGCGCACCACGCGCAGGTCGTCGGGGTCGTCGCCGCCCGCGCCGACGCGGGCGCGCTCGAGCAGGTCGTCGCCGCCCTCGGCGCCCCCGGGCGCGACGGCGCCGCGCTGCCCGCCTTCGCCCTCCCCGAGGAGGCGACGCTCACGGCCGTCGGCGTCCGCGACCTCGTCGAGGCGTGCGACGGCCGGCTCGTGCTCGGCCGGGAGGAGGACCTCGACGACGTCGCCGGCGGGCTCGTCGTCGCGGCGATGTCCATGCCGCACGCCCTCGAGCACCTCGTCGACCGGGCCGTCGTCATCGTCCCGGGCGACCGCAGCGAGGTCGTCCTCGGCCTGCTGACGGCGCACACCTCGGCGACCTTCCCGCAGCTGGGCGGCGTCGTCCTCACGGGCGGCTTCGCCCTGCCCGACGTCGTCGTCCGGCTCCTCGAGGGGCTCGGCAGCACGCCGCCCGTCGTCTCGACCGAGCTCGGCACGGTGGAGACGGCCGCGTCGCTGCTCGCCGTCCGCGGCCGGCTCTCCCGCCGGACCGAGCGGGCCCGCGCCCAGGTCCGGGCGGCGCGCGACCTCTTCGCCGCGCACGTCGACGGCGAGCGCCTGCTCGACCTGGCCGAGCACGCGGACGTCCGCACGACGACGCCCCGCGCCTTCGCGGCCGTGCTCGCCGAGCGCGCCCGCAGCCACCGCAAGCACGTGGTGCTCCCCGAGGGCCTGGAGCCGCGCGTGCTCCACGCGGCCGCCGAGCTGCTGGCGGGCGCCGTCGTCGACCTCACGCTGCTGGGCCCGGAGCAGGAGGTCCGCCAGCTCGCCGAGGAGATCGGCGCGGACGTGGCGGCCGCCCGCGTCGTCGACCCGGCGACGTCGCCGGACCGCGGCCGCTACGCCGCCGAGTACGCCCGGCTGCGCGCCCACAAGGGCGTCACCCCCGAGGCCGCCGACGGGCTGCTCGTGGACGTCACGCGCTTCGCGACGCTCATGGTCCACCTCGGCGACGCGGACGGGATGGTCTCCGGTGCCGTCCACACGACGGCCGAGACGCTGCGCCCGGCCTTCGAGGTCATCAAGACCGCGCCGGGTCGCGACGTCGTGTCCAGCGTCTTCCTCATGTGCCTGCCGGACCGCGTCCTCGTCTACGGCGACTGCGCCGTCAACCCCGACCCGGACGCCGCCGCCCTCGCCGACATCGCCGCCAGCAGCGCCGACACCGCGGAGGCCTTCGGCGTCGAGCCGCGGGTCGCGATGATGAGCTACTCGACCGGTGGGTCCGGCTCCGGCGCCGGTGTCGAGAAGGTCGTCCGGGCGACGGCGCTCGTCCGGGAGCAGCGCCCGGACCTGTCCGTCGAGGGGCCGATCCAGTACGACGCCGCCGTCGACGCGGGCGTCGCGCGCACCAAGCTGCCCGACTCGGCCGTCGCGGGCCGCGCCACGGTCTTCGTGTTCCCCGACCTCAACACCGGCAACACGACCTACAAGGCCGTGCAGCGCAGCGCCGGCGCCGTCGCCATCGGGCCCGTCCTCCAGGGCCTGCGGCGACCCGTCAACGACCTGTCCCGCGGGGCGCTAGTCCGCGACATCGTCAGCACCGTCGTCATCACCGCCGTCCAGGCGCAGGCCCTGGACGGCGCCCCGAGCCAGACCGAGGAGGCCGCCCCGTGA
- a CDS encoding FadR/GntR family transcriptional regulator yields MDDDGTRVVGAPGDVGGGRAGRARGGLHRLRRPRLYEQLADHITAFIDAQGLSPGERLPPERLLAEQLGVSRATLAQALVALEVRGVVDVRHGDGAVLREDRAARHARVREALDAPGTTAPDLAEAVVAAVAGLVDLAAGRATAADRAELAALADDADVDLGDLARALAAAASSPVLAELVAALAPDGGAAALGARPRDVVRAVAAGDTAGARAALRDRARPAP; encoded by the coding sequence GTGGACGACGACGGCACACGGGTGGTCGGCGCGCCCGGGGACGTCGGCGGCGGGCGGGCGGGACGGGCGCGCGGCGGCCTCCACCGCCTGCGCCGCCCACGCCTCTACGAGCAGCTGGCGGACCACATCACGGCCTTCATCGACGCCCAGGGCCTGTCCCCCGGCGAGCGGCTGCCGCCCGAGCGGCTGCTCGCGGAGCAGCTCGGTGTCAGCCGGGCGACGCTCGCCCAGGCGCTCGTGGCGCTCGAGGTGCGCGGCGTCGTCGACGTCCGGCACGGCGACGGCGCTGTCCTGCGCGAGGACCGCGCCGCGCGGCACGCCCGCGTCCGCGAGGCGCTCGACGCGCCGGGCACGACCGCCCCGGACCTCGCCGAGGCGGTCGTCGCCGCGGTGGCGGGCCTCGTGGACCTGGCGGCCGGCCGGGCCACCGCCGCCGACCGGGCCGAGCTCGCCGCGCTGGCGGACGACGCCGACGTCGACCTCGGCGACCTCGCCCGAGCCCTGGCCGCCGCCGCGTCCTCGCCGGTGCTCGCCGAGCTCGTCGCGGCGCTGGCCCCCGACGGCGGGGCCGCGGCGCTGGGGGCCCGGCCGCGGGACGTCGTCCGGGCGGTGGCGGCCGGCGACACGGCCGGCGCCCGCGCGGCGCTGCGGGACCGCGCCCGGCCGGCTCCCTGA
- a CDS encoding excalibur calcium-binding domain-containing protein: protein MTARTRTAAVLGGVLLATGVVAPPAAAAPAARAYATCSALNAVYPRGVAVSSSSRDRTTGTPVRGFAVSRAVYQLNDGAPNRDLDRDDDGIVCERR, encoded by the coding sequence GTGACCGCCCGCACCCGCACCGCCGCCGTCCTGGGCGGCGTCCTCCTGGCCACCGGCGTCGTCGCGCCGCCGGCCGCGGCGGCCCCGGCCGCGCGGGCCTACGCCACCTGCTCGGCGCTGAACGCCGTCTACCCGCGTGGTGTCGCCGTGAGCTCCTCGAGCCGGGACCGGACGACCGGGACGCCGGTCCGGGGCTTCGCCGTCTCGCGGGCGGTGTACCAGCTCAACGACGGTGCGCCGAACCGGGACCTGGACCGGGACGACGACGGCATCGTCTGCGAGCGGCGGTAG
- a CDS encoding CaiB/BaiF CoA transferase family protein translates to MTVTPQPGVAEGAPGGGPLAGTLVVDLTRALAGPHAGMVLADLGARVVKVETPGTGDDTRGWGPPFVDPPGGGDRESTYFMSCNRGKESVALDLKSDDGRRYLTALVERADVLLENFRTGVLDRLGFPTSRLLELNPRLVVLSITGFGHDGPEGGRAGYDQIAQGEAGLMSITGSGPDDPQRVGTPIADLLAGMTGVHGVLAALLERERTGRGQVVRTSLLASVVGVHAFQGTRWTVAGQVGRAQGNHHPSISPYGLFRCADGSVQIAVGSEGLWKRFCDGFGLDPALEGLATNPERVARREEVVALVEGVFASWSAPDLLARLAEIGVPAGKVRTMDEVYGWEQTRSQGLLVDVEHATLGTVSLPGPPLRFFDGDGAETTRRTHAAPPVLDADGAAVRAWLDGEGA, encoded by the coding sequence ATGACCGTCACCCCGCAGCCCGGCGTCGCCGAGGGCGCACCGGGCGGGGGCCCGCTCGCGGGCACCCTCGTCGTCGACCTGACCCGCGCCCTCGCCGGGCCGCACGCCGGCATGGTGCTCGCCGACCTCGGCGCCCGCGTCGTCAAGGTCGAGACCCCGGGCACGGGCGACGACACCCGCGGGTGGGGCCCGCCCTTCGTCGACCCGCCCGGCGGGGGCGACCGGGAGTCGACGTACTTCATGTCGTGCAACCGCGGCAAGGAGTCGGTGGCGCTCGACCTCAAGAGCGACGACGGCCGCCGGTACCTCACGGCGCTCGTGGAGCGGGCCGACGTGCTCCTCGAGAACTTCCGCACGGGCGTGCTCGACCGGCTGGGCTTCCCGACGTCGCGGCTGCTCGAGCTCAACCCGCGCCTCGTCGTCCTGTCGATCACCGGCTTCGGGCACGACGGGCCCGAGGGCGGGCGCGCCGGTTACGACCAGATCGCGCAGGGCGAGGCCGGGCTCATGTCCATCACCGGCTCCGGCCCGGACGACCCCCAGCGCGTCGGGACGCCCATCGCCGACCTGCTGGCCGGGATGACCGGCGTGCACGGCGTCCTCGCGGCGCTGCTCGAGCGCGAGCGCACCGGCCGCGGGCAGGTGGTGCGGACGTCGCTGCTGGCCTCCGTCGTCGGCGTCCACGCCTTCCAGGGCACGCGGTGGACGGTCGCGGGGCAGGTCGGGCGCGCGCAGGGCAACCACCACCCGTCCATCAGCCCGTACGGGCTGTTCCGGTGCGCGGACGGCTCCGTCCAGATCGCGGTCGGCAGCGAGGGGCTGTGGAAGCGGTTCTGCGACGGCTTCGGGCTGGACCCGGCTCTCGAGGGCCTCGCCACCAACCCGGAGCGGGTGGCGCGCCGCGAGGAGGTCGTCGCCCTCGTCGAGGGCGTCTTCGCCTCGTGGTCCGCGCCCGACCTGCTCGCCCGGCTCGCCGAGATCGGCGTGCCGGCGGGGAAGGTGCGGACGATGGACGAGGTCTACGGGTGGGAGCAGACGCGCAGCCAGGGCCTGCTCGTCGACGTCGAGCACGCCACGCTCGGCACCGTCTCGCTGCCGGGCCCGCCGCTGCGCTTCTTCGACGGGGACGGCGCGGAGACGACCCGGCGCACGCATGCGGCGCCGCCCGTCCTCGACGCCGACGGAGCGGCCGTGCGCGCCTGGCTCGACGGCGAGGGCGCGTGA